One part of the Heptranchias perlo isolate sHepPer1 chromosome 10, sHepPer1.hap1, whole genome shotgun sequence genome encodes these proteins:
- the timm9 gene encoding mitochondrial import inner membrane translocase subunit Tim9, with the protein MAAQISETDQIKQFKEFLGTYNKLTEHCFMDCVKDFTTRDVKTEEVTCSEHCLQKYLKMTQRISMRFQEYHIQQNEALAAKAGLISQPRI; encoded by the exons ATGGCTGCACAAATATCAGAAACAGACCAGATAAAACAG TTTAAAGAATTTCTGGGCACATACAACAAACTGACAGAGCACTGCTTTATGGATTGTGTGAAGGACTTCACAACCAGGGATGTGAAAACAGAAGAG GTAACCTGTTCAGAACACTGTCTACAGAAATATTTGAAGATGACCCAAAGAATATCAATGCGCTTTCAAGAATATCATATTCAACAAAATGAAGCTTTAGCAGCTAAAGCAGGACTGATTAGCCAACCTCGAATATAA